In Macaca fascicularis isolate 582-1 chromosome X, T2T-MFA8v1.1, one DNA window encodes the following:
- the LOC102119362 gene encoding cancer/testis antigen 1-like, whose protein sequence is MQAAGQGTGGAAGDADGPGGPGDPGGPGGYAGGPGEAGAASGGGTQGIAAARASGPEGVSGPGGGVPRGPRGGPASRLNGCCRCGTRRPDSRLLEFYLTMPFPTPMEAELAHRSLARDAPPLPMPGVLLKEFTVSGNILTIRLIAADHRQLQLSISSCLQQLSLLMWITQCFLPVFLARPPSGQRR, encoded by the exons ATGCAGGCCGCAGGCCAGGGCACAGGGGGCGCAGCGGGCGATGCTGATGGCCCAGGGGGCCCTGGCGATCCTGGTGGCCCAGGGGGCTATGCTGGCGGTCCAGGAGAGGCGGGTGCTGCGAGCGGCGGAGGTACTCAGGGCATCGCGGCAGCAAGGGCCTCAGGGCCAGAAGGGGTCTCAGGGCCAGGAGGAGGCGTCCCTCGTGGGCCACGTGGCGGCCCGGCTTCACGGCTGAATGGATGCTGCAGATGCGGGACCAGGAGGCCGGACAGCCGCCTGCTTGAGTT CTACCTCACCATGCCTTTCCCGACACCCATGGAAGCAGAGCTGGCCCACAGGAGCCTGGCCCGGGATGCCCCACCGCTCCCCATGCCAGGGGTGCTTCTGAAGGAGTTCACCGTGTCTGGCAACATACTGACTAT CCGACTGATTGCTGCGGACCACCGCCAACTCCAGCTCTCCATCAGCTCCTGTCTCCAGCAGCTTTCCCTGTTGATGTGGATTACGCAGTGCTTTCTGCCTGTGTTTTTGGCTCGGCCTCCCTCAGGACAAAGGCGCTAA